In Nitrosospira briensis C-128, a genomic segment contains:
- the haoB gene encoding hydroxylamine oxidation protein HaoB, protein MARRNTKLLPSLGILLVAGGILLLLWFGWLWFNPGPAPYRYQLVTEGGIDQFPQLGLPADIDPALKLAQYEVYAEGVDQPLALTHTARLGDHPPVRLDWENHTSELLVTVDNKLSELAALSVAIAKHAPKDALILAWWDTSRQVNLLAGRDTLFTTRIGEPLIVPTPWLERTDAIKRYESEFWGAPAGEQERATFQRFADALLAPPETGAALLRELAGNREAYIAIHVNDLYKLGLMRPQFDITYKNFPMEGNMHGLIGYLKTWMQSNQFDTYTLQSISDKMVRAYFLHKGPNSESLIAQMLPFTESQPLELQALQLIYQQGGYWVYKIPAPGDGASGADLPEGT, encoded by the coding sequence GTGGCGCGGCGTAACACCAAACTCCTCCCCTCACTGGGCATCCTCCTGGTGGCGGGAGGAATTCTTTTACTCCTCTGGTTTGGCTGGCTCTGGTTCAACCCCGGCCCCGCCCCCTATCGCTACCAGCTCGTCACCGAAGGCGGCATCGACCAGTTTCCGCAACTGGGCCTGCCGGCAGACATCGACCCCGCCCTCAAGCTGGCCCAATACGAAGTCTATGCCGAAGGCGTCGACCAGCCCCTGGCACTCACCCACACCGCCAGGCTGGGCGACCACCCACCCGTGCGGCTCGACTGGGAAAACCACACCAGCGAACTGCTCGTCACCGTCGACAACAAACTCAGCGAACTTGCCGCCCTGTCTGTTGCCATCGCCAAGCATGCGCCCAAGGACGCGCTCATCCTCGCCTGGTGGGACACCTCGCGCCAGGTCAACCTCCTGGCCGGACGCGACACCCTGTTCACCACCCGCATCGGCGAACCCCTGATCGTCCCCACCCCGTGGCTTGAGCGCACCGACGCCATCAAACGCTACGAGAGCGAATTCTGGGGCGCGCCCGCCGGCGAACAGGAACGCGCCACCTTCCAGCGCTTCGCCGACGCCCTCCTGGCCCCGCCCGAGACCGGCGCCGCCCTGCTGCGCGAACTGGCAGGCAACCGCGAAGCCTACATTGCCATCCACGTCAACGACCTCTACAAACTGGGGCTCATGCGCCCCCAGTTTGACATCACCTACAAGAACTTCCCCATGGAAGGCAACATGCACGGCCTGATCGGCTACCTCAAGACCTGGATGCAGAGCAACCAGTTCGACACCTACACCCTGCAATCCATTTCCGACAAAATGGTGCGCGCCTACTTCCTGCACAAAGGCCCCAACAGCGAGAGCCTCATCGCCCAGATGCTGCCCTTCACCGAATCCCAGCCCCTGGAACTGCAAGCCCTCCAGCTCATCTACCAGCAAGGCGGCTACTGGGTCTACAAGATCCCCGCCCCCGGCGACGGCGCAAGCGGCGCCGACCTCCCCGAAGGCACCTGA
- a CDS encoding multiheme c-type cytochrome, whose amino-acid sequence MVVKPWLKLVTLACGALLAASAYADFPSVPKETYKALNLQQSASPKELHQALVKRYKDPAQGAGRGTLAKYWEPIPMSMYFDPASFYKPPTSMKEVAARDECVKCHTDESPVWVNAWKKSTHANLDKIRNLKPDDPIYYKKAKLEDVEKNLRSMNRLGATEKLKEVGCIDCHVDINAKGKADHMKDLRMPTADVCGTCHLQEFAERESERDTLIWPNKQWPQGRPSHALDWKANVEVAVFAAMPQREIAEGCSMCHTNQNKCDMCHTRHEFSAAESRQPEACATCHSGVDHNNWEAYSMSKHGKIVSLMGDKWNWEVPLKDAYAKGGQTAPTCAGCHFEYEGKYAHNVVRKIRWANYPAVPGIAENITSEWSEERLDSWVKTCTQCHSERFARSYLEFMDKGTLHGLAKFKEAHGVAEKLYKDGLLTGQKTNRPAPLAPDKEMFAGFTQLYWSKDNNPAAIELKVLEMGENNLPKLHVGLAHVNPGGWTYTEGWGPMNRDYVEVMDENTKIREMAALQARVAKMESSRRSSLLDIQSTDDKLSLGGLGGGMLLAGTLALAGWRRREKSER is encoded by the coding sequence ATGGTTGTCAAACCTTGGCTGAAGCTGGTCACGCTCGCATGCGGCGCCTTATTGGCGGCGTCTGCGTACGCGGACTTTCCCAGCGTCCCCAAAGAAACGTACAAAGCGCTGAACCTGCAGCAATCGGCCTCACCGAAAGAATTGCACCAGGCGCTGGTCAAGCGCTACAAAGACCCGGCACAAGGTGCGGGCCGTGGCACCCTGGCCAAATACTGGGAGCCCATTCCCATGAGCATGTACTTTGACCCTGCCTCCTTCTACAAGCCGCCCACCTCCATGAAAGAAGTGGCTGCGCGCGACGAATGCGTCAAATGCCACACCGACGAATCGCCGGTCTGGGTCAACGCCTGGAAAAAGAGCACCCACGCCAACCTGGACAAGATCCGCAACTTAAAGCCTGACGACCCCATTTACTACAAGAAAGCCAAACTGGAAGACGTCGAGAAGAACCTTCGCTCCATGAACCGGCTCGGCGCCACCGAAAAGCTCAAGGAAGTTGGTTGCATCGACTGCCACGTCGACATCAACGCCAAAGGCAAAGCCGACCACATGAAAGACCTGCGCATGCCCACCGCAGACGTCTGCGGCACCTGCCACCTGCAGGAATTTGCCGAACGCGAATCCGAGCGCGACACCTTGATCTGGCCCAACAAGCAATGGCCGCAGGGACGCCCCTCGCACGCCCTTGACTGGAAAGCCAACGTCGAAGTCGCCGTATTTGCCGCCATGCCCCAGCGCGAGATTGCCGAAGGCTGCAGCATGTGCCACACCAACCAGAACAAATGCGACATGTGCCACACCCGGCACGAATTCTCCGCGGCCGAATCGCGTCAGCCCGAAGCGTGCGCCACCTGCCACAGCGGCGTAGACCACAACAACTGGGAAGCCTACTCCATGAGCAAGCACGGCAAGATCGTGTCCCTCATGGGCGACAAATGGAACTGGGAAGTCCCCCTGAAGGACGCCTACGCCAAAGGCGGACAGACCGCCCCCACCTGTGCCGGCTGCCACTTCGAGTATGAAGGCAAATACGCCCACAACGTCGTCAGAAAGATACGCTGGGCCAACTACCCCGCCGTTCCCGGCATAGCCGAGAACATCACCAGCGAATGGTCCGAAGAGCGGCTTGACTCCTGGGTCAAGACCTGCACCCAGTGCCACTCCGAACGCTTCGCCCGCTCCTACCTCGAATTCATGGACAAAGGCACCCTGCATGGCCTGGCCAAATTCAAGGAAGCCCACGGCGTAGCCGAGAAACTCTACAAGGATGGCCTGCTCACCGGCCAGAAGACCAACCGTCCCGCCCCCCTGGCACCCGACAAAGAAATGTTTGCCGGCTTCACCCAGCTCTACTGGTCCAAGGACAACAACCCTGCCGCCATCGAGCTCAAAGTCCTGGAAATGGGTGAGAACAACCTGCCCAAACTGCACGTAGGCTTAGCCCACGTCAACCCGGGCGGCTGGACCTACACCGAAGGCTGGGGACCCATGAACCGCGACTACGTCGAAGTCATGGACGAAAACACCAAGATTCGCGAAATGGCCGCCTTGCAGGCACGGGTCGCCAAAATGGAATCCAGCCGACGCTCCAGCCTGCTTGACATCCAGAGCACCGATGACAAGCTCTCCCTGGGCGGCCTGGGCGGCGGCATGCTCCTGGCCGGCACCCTGGCTCTGGCTGGCTGGCGCCGCCGTGAAAAAAGCGAACGCTAA
- a CDS encoding SCO family protein gives MNPVKRSVVTTTLVISLGSWFFWWGTDGFTAFTAETARRVEILHSPRPLPAVMLEDQDGNKFSLQDYEGRLLAVDFIYTSCTTLCQSMGMIFKQIRDLIPKESLGRDFALISISFDPDHDDTASLKKYGQAYGADGKIWRIARVPDKAELKSLLDAFGIVVIPDEFGGYEHNTALHLVGRDGRLRLITDIDKAAPFAEQVVSLL, from the coding sequence ATGAACCCGGTGAAACGCAGCGTAGTGACAACAACGCTGGTGATTTCACTGGGTTCATGGTTTTTTTGGTGGGGTACGGACGGATTTACCGCGTTCACTGCTGAAACGGCGCGGAGAGTGGAAATTCTGCACTCACCGCGTCCATTGCCAGCGGTGATGCTCGAAGACCAGGATGGAAACAAATTCAGCCTGCAGGATTATGAAGGAAGACTACTCGCAGTAGACTTCATCTACACAAGCTGCACTACGCTGTGCCAAAGTATGGGTATGATCTTCAAGCAGATCCGCGACCTCATACCGAAGGAATCCCTGGGGCGCGATTTTGCACTGATCAGTATCAGTTTCGACCCGGATCATGATGATACGGCCAGTTTGAAAAAATATGGCCAGGCCTACGGCGCTGACGGAAAAATCTGGCGTATTGCGAGGGTGCCTGACAAGGCGGAACTCAAATCCCTGCTCGACGCGTTCGGCATCGTTGTGATCCCCGATGAATTCGGGGGATATGAGCATAATACGGCGCTTCATCTCGTCGGCCGCGACGGGCGCCTGAGGCTGATTACCGATATCGATAAAGCGGCACCATTTGCCGAGCAAGTGGTGTCGTTGCTATGA
- a CDS encoding cbb3-type cytochrome c oxidase subunit I, which produces MASYTYTPVPDTGAKAGVLAYLVVSAVVLLLMMVFGLLMRLEQAQITSIGGLWFYKIMTLHGAGMVGIVALAGAAIMWHFLRLYVDLSNGIFMANLALFLIGVVMILASVLLGDFHAAWTFLFPLPGNSMGLWSTGAAALFMGGLLVIGVGFVLLHLDIARAIIVRYGGLGRGLGWPQLFGHDDGNAPPPTVVASTMVTIVNLVGLVVGASILVMMLVNLYVPSFEIDPLLAKGMIYFFGHVFINAVIYMAVIAVYEILPRYTQRPWKSNKVFLASWTASTIMVMFIFPHHLLMDYAYPKWFLIVGHIIGYLNTFPILIVTGYGAMMIVYRSGIRWDMCSRLLFVSLFGWAVGAMPAFIDGTITVNYVMHNTLWVPGHFHTYLLLGMVAMVFGFMYYLGKPNENAKDSPIDVAAFWAFVIGTMGFTMSFLYSGKISVPRRYAEHLPEWVPYDRLASYFVMLLLAAVLVFIFRFFSRLGFAGRDYQRASQARSLAAT; this is translated from the coding sequence ATGGCAAGCTATACCTATACCCCAGTTCCTGATACAGGGGCAAAGGCCGGCGTACTGGCCTATTTAGTCGTCTCAGCTGTTGTACTACTGCTGATGATGGTTTTCGGTCTGCTCATGAGACTGGAGCAAGCGCAAATCACCTCCATCGGGGGGCTCTGGTTTTACAAGATCATGACATTGCATGGCGCCGGTATGGTAGGTATCGTCGCGCTGGCCGGCGCGGCTATCATGTGGCATTTCCTGCGGCTGTATGTGGATCTCTCCAACGGCATATTCATGGCCAATCTGGCGCTATTCCTGATCGGCGTGGTGATGATCCTGGCCAGTGTCCTGCTGGGTGATTTTCATGCCGCCTGGACGTTTCTGTTTCCCTTGCCTGGAAACTCGATGGGCTTGTGGAGCACGGGCGCCGCTGCCCTGTTCATGGGTGGCCTGCTGGTAATCGGCGTGGGTTTCGTGCTGCTGCATCTGGATATCGCGCGCGCCATCATCGTTCGCTACGGCGGGCTCGGCCGCGGGCTTGGTTGGCCACAACTTTTTGGTCATGACGATGGTAACGCGCCACCGCCAACCGTAGTGGCCAGCACAATGGTGACGATCGTCAACCTCGTGGGCTTGGTAGTCGGCGCCAGTATCCTGGTGATGATGCTGGTGAATCTCTATGTGCCGAGCTTTGAAATTGATCCGCTGCTTGCCAAGGGCATGATCTATTTCTTTGGCCATGTGTTCATCAACGCGGTTATCTACATGGCAGTGATTGCCGTTTATGAGATTCTGCCGCGCTACACGCAGCGTCCCTGGAAATCGAACAAGGTATTTCTTGCTTCCTGGACGGCTTCCACCATCATGGTCATGTTCATCTTTCCGCATCATTTGCTGATGGACTACGCCTATCCCAAGTGGTTTCTGATCGTTGGCCATATAATTGGTTATCTCAACACCTTTCCAATTTTAATAGTGACCGGCTACGGCGCCATGATGATCGTGTACCGTTCGGGCATTCGCTGGGACATGTGCTCACGACTGCTGTTTGTGTCATTGTTTGGTTGGGCTGTGGGCGCCATGCCCGCATTTATCGACGGCACAATCACGGTTAATTATGTAATGCATAACACGCTATGGGTACCGGGGCATTTTCATACCTATCTGCTGCTTGGCATGGTCGCAATGGTATTCGGGTTCATGTACTACCTCGGGAAGCCGAATGAAAATGCCAAAGACAGCCCTATCGATGTCGCGGCTTTCTGGGCATTCGTTATCGGCACCATGGGTTTCACCATGTCGTTTCTCTACTCCGGAAAAATAAGTGTACCGCGCCGTTACGCGGAGCATCTTCCGGAATGGGTGCCCTACGATCGTCTTGCTTCGTATTTCGTAATGTTGTTACTTGCTGCCGTGCTGGTGTTCATATTCCGCTTCTTCTCACGGTTGGGTTTCGCTGGTCGCGATTATCAGCGCGCATCTCAGGCGCGAAGTCTGGCCGCTACATGA
- a CDS encoding NapC/NirT family cytochrome c, with translation MAGMKAGGTLLTGAVLGIVMVAVVFGGEAAVSTTEFCTSCHSMSYPAEELKTSSHYGALGANPGCKDCHIPQGFKNFHLAVATHVVDGARELYMEFAEDYSTLEKFNERRLIMAHDARMNLKKWDSRTCRECHKNPQPPGADAKAAHKKMETEGATCIDCHQNLVHKEAPETDLNESKKQGKLVLKPEKKDDDEEDEEE, from the coding sequence ATGGCGGGAATGAAAGCAGGCGGCACCCTGCTCACAGGTGCCGTACTGGGAATCGTGATGGTGGCGGTGGTATTCGGCGGCGAGGCCGCCGTCTCCACCACCGAATTCTGCACCAGTTGCCATTCCATGAGTTATCCCGCGGAGGAGCTCAAGACCTCCTCGCACTATGGCGCGCTGGGGGCCAACCCCGGCTGCAAGGACTGCCATATCCCGCAGGGCTTCAAGAACTTCCACCTGGCGGTGGCCACCCACGTGGTGGATGGGGCGCGCGAGCTGTACATGGAGTTTGCCGAGGATTACTCCACCCTGGAGAAGTTCAACGAGCGCCGGCTGATCATGGCGCACGATGCACGCATGAACCTGAAGAAGTGGGACAGCCGCACCTGTCGTGAATGCCACAAGAATCCGCAACCGCCCGGCGCTGATGCCAAGGCTGCGCACAAGAAGATGGAGACTGAAGGGGCGACCTGCATCGACTGCCACCAGAACCTGGTGCACAAGGAGGCCCCCGAGACCGACTTGAACGAGAGCAAGAAACAGGGCAAACTGGTCCTC
- the cycA gene encoding cytochrome c-550 CycA, protein MSHRMTLVLAAAAMLAVVAGSATAQSYEGRKKCSSCHKSQAESWGDTAHAKAMDSLKPNTKAEAKKKAKLDPTKDYTKDKDCVGCHVDGWGKEGGYTVEDPSKFTTGVGCESCHGPGSKYRGTHRKAGAAFEKSKKTAPRQTLADAGQDFSFEESCNACHMNYEGSPWKGAKKPYTPFTPAVDKKYTFDFDKYVKDTKAMHEHYKLDGTFTGEPKFKYHDDFQAKAKVGVKGSED, encoded by the coding sequence ATGAGCCATCGCATGACATTAGTCCTCGCCGCAGCCGCCATGCTGGCGGTAGTTGCAGGCAGTGCTACCGCGCAATCGTATGAAGGCCGCAAGAAGTGCAGTTCCTGTCACAAGAGCCAGGCCGAATCGTGGGGCGACACCGCGCACGCCAAAGCCATGGACTCCCTGAAGCCCAACACCAAAGCCGAGGCCAAGAAGAAGGCCAAGCTCGACCCGACCAAGGACTACACCAAGGACAAGGACTGCGTAGGCTGTCACGTCGACGGTTGGGGCAAGGAAGGCGGCTACACCGTCGAAGACCCGAGCAAGTTCACCACCGGCGTGGGCTGCGAATCGTGCCATGGTCCCGGCTCCAAGTATCGCGGCACCCACCGCAAGGCCGGTGCTGCCTTCGAGAAATCGAAGAAGACCGCCCCGCGCCAGACCTTGGCCGATGCCGGACAGGACTTCAGCTTTGAAGAAAGCTGCAACGCCTGCCACATGAACTACGAAGGCAGCCCGTGGAAGGGCGCCAAGAAGCCCTACACCCCCTTCACCCCCGCGGTGGACAAGAAGTACACCTTCGACTTTGACAAGTACGTCAAGGACACCAAGGCCATGCACGAGCACTACAAACTGGACGGCACCTTCACTGGCGAGCCGAAGTTCAAGTACCATGACGACTTCCAGGCCAAGGCCAAAGTGGGTGTGAAAGGTTCGGAGGACTGA
- a CDS encoding formate/nitrite transporter family protein, which translates to MDYHPPYKLMEEVEAASKKKAGLPAGGMLVKGFLSGALLAYGTALAFKCSTGFSEGAAALVSGAVFPVGFAMIILLGMELATGNFAVLPVGVVRGKVTVNQMFRNWGWVYLGNFFGCVFVGFLIAIALTEAFIEPHGALGDKIIAVAISKTLVYEHAGANGWLTAFVKGILCNWMVALGTILGMVSTSAFGKIASIWLPVSTFFALAFEHSIVNMFVMPTAMLLGADITVGQWLFWNQIPVTLGNIVGGAVFTGLLLHYCYKPSPPVTDEKSVHNVTRTAP; encoded by the coding sequence ATGGACTATCATCCGCCGTATAAACTCATGGAAGAGGTTGAAGCTGCCAGCAAAAAGAAAGCGGGTCTGCCCGCTGGCGGAATGCTGGTTAAAGGCTTCCTGTCTGGCGCGCTTCTCGCGTATGGAACCGCGCTTGCTTTCAAGTGTTCTACCGGCTTTTCCGAAGGCGCCGCCGCCCTCGTCTCAGGAGCCGTTTTCCCGGTAGGTTTCGCCATGATCATATTGCTCGGCATGGAACTTGCGACCGGCAACTTCGCTGTACTGCCGGTTGGCGTTGTACGCGGCAAGGTAACGGTTAACCAGATGTTTCGCAATTGGGGCTGGGTATACCTGGGAAATTTCTTCGGCTGTGTGTTTGTCGGTTTTTTAATTGCAATTGCCCTAACCGAGGCTTTTATCGAGCCTCACGGGGCGCTCGGCGATAAAATCATCGCGGTCGCGATCTCCAAAACGCTCGTCTATGAACATGCCGGGGCGAATGGTTGGTTGACCGCATTCGTCAAAGGTATACTTTGCAATTGGATGGTCGCGCTTGGAACCATTCTGGGTATGGTGTCAACATCCGCATTCGGCAAAATAGCCTCCATCTGGTTGCCGGTATCCACATTTTTCGCCTTGGCGTTTGAGCACTCGATAGTAAATATGTTCGTTATGCCAACCGCTATGCTTCTCGGCGCTGACATCACTGTCGGGCAATGGCTGTTTTGGAACCAGATCCCCGTCACATTGGGTAACATCGTCGGAGGCGCCGTATTCACGGGCCTGTTGTTGCATTATTGCTACAAACCGTCTCCCCCGGTTACCGACGAGAAGTCCGTACATAACGTTACCCGGACAGCGCCGTAA